ATGGCTGGCCCGGTGGCGCCAAGTCCAGCCGGGGCGGCCGCGCGCTGTTGTCAGGGATGTTGACCTGCGGGCGGTGCGGCCGCCGGCTTGCCGTCACCTATGCGGGCAATGCCGGGAGCCGTCCAGTGTATCGCTGCGACAAGCTGGGGCCGTTGCCACAACCGCCGGCACGAACATTGGCGGAGGTCGCGCCGGGTTTGCGCTGCGGGCCAGCCGACGCCACGTGAAAAGCTGCTGCGGCGTCAGTCATACCAACGGTGCCCGATACCGACCCGTAGGGGATTCCCTTTCGGACGGAAATGGGATTCAAGGCTGGCGAAGGAGAATCGCCATGCCGCCATCGAGGATTGGGCTCCGGGACGATTTTGACGCCGGCGCGCTTCGCCGCCTAGCGCGGCGTAGCCGGGACAACCGCCAGACCCGACGTCTGCTGGCACTGGCGGCGGTCTATGACGGGATGAGCCGCGAGGCTGCCGCCGCGGTCGGCGGCATGGACCGGCAGACGCTCCGGGATTGGGTGCATCGCTTCAATGCCGAAGGCCCGGACGGCCTGATGGACCGGCCCCGCCCCGGCATGCAACGGCGCTTGAGCGACGCGCAGATGCGGGAGCTGGCGGAGATCGTGGAGACAGGGCCCGATCCGGCGGTCGACGGCGTCGTGCGCTGGCGGCGGATCGACCTGCAGCGCGTCATCGAGGAGCGCTTCGGTGTCGTCTACAGTGAGCGCACGATCACCGATCTGCTCGCCGCGTTGTCGTTCTCCTACATCAGCGGCCGGCCGAAGCATCCGGGCCAGGATGCGCGCGTCATCGAGGCGTTCAAAAAAACTTTCCGCGAACGCTCCAGGCCCACATAGGCCACTTGCCGAAGCACCGGCGGATCGAGATCTGGTTTCAGTGTATGGTTCGCCTCCGGTTTGCAAGAAGAAACGATAGTCCCAGAAGACCCTGCTTCAGCGTATCCGGCTTGTTCGTGGGCGAGTGCCCGAGCCACAATGGGAGCCGCTGGGATGCGTTCCTTACAAGATGATCAGACTTTTTGATC
This window of the Oceanibaculum nanhaiense genome carries:
- a CDS encoding recombinase family protein, whose amino-acid sequence is MISVLKNPFYAGVYVYGKSEKRTEIIGGRARKSYGHGKPIGTWEVMIKDHHEGYISWAEYERNQKQLANNTYGWPGGAKSSRGGRALLSGMLTCGRCGRRLAVTYAGNAGSRPVYRCDKLGPLPQPPARTLAEVAPGLRCGPADAT